The following coding sequences lie in one Paenibacillus durus ATCC 35681 genomic window:
- a CDS encoding YitT family protein: MSKIKTRSRAPLIPLNGPLRHLADTTMITVGSLITALAFNLFLLPNRIASGGVSGLSVLAESWLRAEPAFTQWALNIPLFILGVFILGRNYGLRSLLGSIVLPLFIYLTKDGPVPTANPLLASIYGGIGVGLGLGLVFRGRGSTGGLTILAQIIQKVTGLSFSMSVVLLDGTVITLAAFVLGMEQAMYALIGLFVTGRVIDALEVGFSYTKVAYIISDHTEAISEAILNDLDRGLTKLEAQGGYTGDSRTVLMVAVGQNETSRLKAIVRSVDPGAFVIISDAHEVLGKGFKREA, translated from the coding sequence ATGTCCAAAATAAAGACACGGAGCAGGGCGCCGCTTATTCCGCTGAACGGACCGCTCCGTCATCTTGCGGACACGACGATGATCACCGTCGGCTCGCTCATTACCGCGCTCGCTTTCAACTTGTTCTTGCTGCCGAACCGGATCGCTTCCGGCGGCGTATCGGGCTTGTCTGTTTTGGCAGAGTCGTGGTTGAGAGCGGAGCCGGCTTTTACCCAGTGGGCGCTCAACATCCCGCTCTTTATACTTGGCGTATTCATCCTGGGCCGGAATTATGGGCTCCGGTCACTGCTGGGCAGCATTGTGCTGCCGCTGTTCATTTACTTGACCAAAGACGGTCCGGTGCCGACCGCTAATCCTCTGCTGGCCTCTATCTACGGCGGAATTGGCGTCGGTCTCGGTCTTGGCCTGGTGTTCCGGGGACGCGGCTCGACAGGGGGCCTTACGATTCTGGCGCAGATTATCCAGAAGGTGACCGGCCTCAGCTTCTCCATGTCCGTCGTCCTGTTAGACGGCACGGTGATTACGCTGGCGGCATTCGTGCTGGGGATGGAGCAGGCGATGTACGCGCTGATCGGCCTGTTCGTAACAGGCAGAGTGATCGACGCGCTGGAAGTGGGCTTCAGTTACACGAAGGTGGCGTATATCATTTCTGACCATACGGAGGCGATCTCCGAGGCGATTCTGAATGATTTGGACCGGGGCCTAACGAAGCTGGAGGCTCAAGGCGGATATACCGGCGACAGCCGCACGGTGCTGATGGTAGCGGTTGGACAGAATGAGACGTCCCGTCTGAAGGCGATTGTTCGCTCGGTGGACCCTGGGGCGTTCGTTATTATCAGCGACGCGCATGAGGTGCTGGGCAAAGGGTTCAAGAGAGAAGCGTAG